The DNA sequence TTCGTTGACCGGGTCAAAGTTCGGGACGACGCAGTGGGCATTGTCGCCGGGAAGGAGCGTGGCGCAGCCGGGGTCGGCGGAGAGTTTGGGGAAGTCGACGTCATTTTCGAGCTTGAAGCCTCCGACTAGTCCTTCGAAAAGTAAGGGAGTCGAGAAGTTGCTCAATATGGGGTTCGACTTGTTCAAGAGTAAAAAATCTTCATCATCTACTAGGTCACTGGTGAGGTCTAATTCCGGGTATGGTGTGACCGATACCGGTCATCAACTCCGGATGCTTCAGAACAGATTGATGCAATGGCGGTACGCAAATGCAAGAGTTGAAATTGTGAACGGCAATGTTGCTGATCAAGCACAGGTTAGCTCTGGTTTCGTGTTTGTATATTTGGTGCATGTTAGTGAGTTTTGGACTAACATGTTCTTATTGAATAATTTGGCAGGTCAATTTTTTGAGTGCTTGTAATAGTCTTATGAAGTTGCGGCAATCCGTGCTGCATAAGAAACTGAAGCTTCAGAAAGAAAGGCTCGAAATGAAGCTGAACTTTACACTACATTCTCAAGTTAGCACCATACTACATCTAGTAAAGAGTTTTTGTTTTGAAGTTGATGATGTGTGTAGATTGATATGTTGGTAACTTGTGTAGTTTGAGCCATTGGAAGCTTGGGGAGATATGGAAAGGCAACATATGGGAGCAGTTTCTATGTTGAAAGAGAGCTTACATTCTGTTGTGTGCAGAGTGCCTCTAACTGAAGGTGCAAAGGTAAGCCGAAAGAGACTGCTTGTATTCAAACTTTTGTTTTGGTTAAAGAGATGTGATTTTGCTTTTGCTAACAAACCGAGCGTATGTAGGTGGATACTCAATCAGCCGCCATCAATCTTCGAAATGCTTCAGATTACTCAGCCTCCATTAAGTTGATATTGGCTACATTTGCCCCCTCGGTATGTTTCAGCTTGAAAGCTTTATAGAACGGTGCATACCTTCTCATCACATGGCATTTATGTTAAGTGGACTAACACAGAGGCTGATTCTTCAAACAGGCTGAGCAGACTAGTGTGTTGCTCTCAGAATTAGCAGAGGTTGTTGCGCAAGAAAAGTTGCTTTCTGATGAGTGTCTTGAGCTCTGTAGAACCATATCAGAACTAGAGGTAAgctttattagtttttttttccaacaTATATAACTATGTGTTCAAATTCCACCAACTAAAATACGAGTCGCAGAATTTCCAGGACAGTGACTTGCAACTACAAAATCTAGGATTTCATGGTAGACATGTAGGAAATGAATGCTAGACTCTTATGAATTTCTTTGATTTTGAACTGACAGATGGAAGAGAGGGGATTGAAGTGTAGTATTATTCAATTGGAATCATGGAAACAAGAGCAAATTCAGCTGCAGCAGCAGGAATCAAGACAACAAGATATCATGccatgatttattttgtttttgtttattttaggaGTGATGAAATGAGCCTTTTGATATGTGATTATAGGCATCTGTAAATAAGCAGAAAATTTTGATCACTAACCAATGAATCTCAttgttttttttgggtaaatgatAATTCTTTCACAAAGTTATACAACTGTTGGATCTTGATTACTCTATCAGAAAGACAGACAACCATCATCTTAGTGctattcatgtttttttttattaaatctATTTGGTCAACACGCTCAAATGAGAAGGTATGTCTGTTAGGAAATCAATCATGTTAGGAAAGTAATCCTAAATATTCTCTGTATGATCTGTAGATATCCGTTACTTTTGTACTCCTTTATTATAGCTTGATTATAGGATCAGTGAGATTAGTTACCTTGTGAATATAGGTTTGTACCCTCTATATGTAATCTGTATGTAATCGACAATGAATGATATTGATTCCATAGCCACTCTTCTTTCTTTCAATGTCAACtttcattaagatgaaaatCAACGACGAAGTCAAAACCAATTTCGAGTGTATCTCCATGTTAATGGCAACCATGAATTCCTCTTTCTATAGGCCCATATtagttcaaaacttcaaataaCCTCAGATTAGGGGAACTAGTACCAAACAGAAAAGTTCATCCAATTAGCTGCCAAGATGAACGATCTGTTTTCGAATAATTCATTCAGACGATACAAGGACCTTGAGCAGCAGGTCTACATTGATGATGTCCGCAGCGAGGCGTGGGATGAGACTGTCAATCTTGATGGATTCTTCAGGAAAGTAGAGAATGTGAAGGATGACATGGGAGCTGTGGAGAAGCTTTACAAGCAGCTAGAGGAAGCAAATGAGGAGAGCAAACAAGTCCATGATGCCAAGTCCATGAAAGGGCTTCGCGCAAGGATGGACTCAGATGTTGAGAAAGTCTTGAAACTTGCCAAAGTCATCAAGGAGAAGCTGGAAACACTTGAACTCTCCAATGCTGATCAGCGCAAACTTCCTGGGTGTGGACCAGGATCATCTTCTGATCGAACGAGAACTTCAGTAATTAATGGTTTGGCGAAAAAGCTTCAGGCCATGATGGATGATTTTCAGGGCCTAAGGGCCAAAATAGCCTCTGAATACAAAGAGACGGTTGGAAGGAGGTACTTCACAATAACAGGTGAGAAGGTCAAcaatgaaatgattgagaatctGATTGCTAGTGGAGAGGGTGAGACATTGGTTCAGAGGGCGATCCAGGAACAGGGCCGTGGTCAGATTTTGGACACAATTCAAGAAATCCAAGAGCGGCGCGATGCTGTGAAGGAGATTGAGCAGAGCCTCATTGAGCTGCACCAAGTGTTCCTAGACATGGCTGCATTGGTTGATGCCCAAGGGCAGCAGCTGAATGACATAGAGAGCCAAGTCGCGCGGGCGAGCTCGTTTGTTAGGGGAGGAACTGTGCAGCTTGAGCAAGCTAAGGAGTATCAGAAGAGCAGCAGGAAGTGCATTTGCATTGGCATAGTTCTGGCCATTTGTTTGGTTatcattcttctttttcctaTTCTGATTCACTTCAAGAGTTAACAAACAAAGCTGGTTTCTGTTTTGAAATTCATTGACCAAAGTTACCCTCCTATTGTATTTTCTCTTGTTAGTTCTATAATCTTTCTATGGCACATAGAAGTAGAAGATATCAttcagtaattttttttttaacattcatTCAAGTAAATTTgtgttctttgttagtttataaAACTTTTATGGCAtataaaagtagaaaatattcATTCAAGTACATTTGTattctttcaagtttcaactgtTGCTCGTTCCAGATTTACATGTTGTGATACATGATTCCACTATATTACTTTGCACACAATGCATAGTCAACTAACACATCTTAAAGATATTAGAAATGAATGAATCGTATAAACTCGAAAATTAAAACTGGCGGAAATATCATATCTGACATTACTGCAACTACATAAAAATTTGAATTTACTACGTAATGTTTTGTGAGTATCAACCATCACTAAAAACTACTATTTCGACGAGAAATTGGACTCAAGAACTGAAAACTCTACAAAACAAGGGTTGGGAGGAAAGAAGATTTTGATAGAAAAAACTCGCAAAAATTTCGGTTAGCTACTTGATACTTGAATTACtctcctttattttattttattttccctttTGTGGTCAATAATAATGTTGGGCGGCCCAATTGGTCGGATTGGGCTTACAAGCATATTGGGGCTCCACTCCAGAATTATACCCTAAAAACGACGTCGCCTCCTTCCTGGTAGTCATAAGACTACGCAACCCAGAAGCATTTGCTCGTCTCTCtcactcttcctcttcctcttcctcttcctctctgAAAGCCATGGCTACTCTGGCAGCTGCCGCAGCTCGACAAGCCGCCAATTCACTCCGTCTGTCTTCGTCCAGAACCGCCGGTCAAGCATCTACTCTAATCCAGCGCCGCGGCCTCGCCGGCGCTGCAGGTAACagaaaccctaaatccgaatCTCGTTTTGCATTGCTTTGATTCCCGATCTCATTTTTCAGCTGATAAAATCAATGCTACTTTGCAGATCACCATGGCCCGCCAAAGGTTAACTGCTGGTCCGACCCGATGAGCCCATCTAAATGGAAGGAGGAGCATGTCAGTCTCTCTCCCTCTGCTTCATTTTTTATATCTTTAATCAAATTGTTGTAATAGTTGTTTTGATTTTCGTAGTTATGGAAATGATTATCAGAATGGTTAATTGAATTTCTATGGGCTGTGATGGACTTGATGCACTTTCAATTGACCCATTTGTTTGGAATTGAATACACAGAAGAAAATTTTAGAATCTTTATGGCTTAGAGAGTAGTGTCATACTTGACATGTTTTCGCAAGAATGGATTTTTGTTGGTTTCTAGGTTTGAACTGTTATCAAAATAAAGGCCCTTGTTTGGGTCGATATTAGCAAAATAATCGCTTGATTCCATGTTCTGATGGTTAGATCAACAGTATTAGACATTCTCGTGGGGTGCGAGTTCCGACTTTCTGTGTTTTAAGGCATTACTGAGTGGTGTTACGAGTTTTCCTTGTTGAACATAATCAGCATTGTTCTTGAACCGTTAATAGATGAGAAATTACTGGAGGCATCAAgttttgaaatcatttttcactGGATTCTGTACTTTTGCAGTTCGTAATTGTCTCTTTGTCTGGATGGGGTCTGCTTATCTTTAGTGGATACAAGTTTTTCACCGGAGGCAAAGGCAAGAAGGAAGAGGTATTTCATGTTCTTTTAAACCTTGAGCATTATGTTCTGTTACTCTTGGTTATGGTTTCACCTAGGCATCAGATAATTTTAAGGCAGTCAAGCACACAGGATATGCCTTCAATCATATATTGGTTTCCTGAATACCCAATTACCTAGGATGCCAGAAGCATAACTAGAGCGGTCACATTGAATTTCCTACTTTATACCGGTAAAACATATGCTGGAACTCTTTGTCCTTCCATCATACTTCACTGCTCTATAGTTAGACTTCTGTTGGTAGGATTTTGAGGCTTTGTGGCTTTGTATTCAATTGTTAGGGGTTTGGATGAATTAAAATTTGCAATTATTATGAGGTCTTATGGGACCATTGTTAACGTATGGCCACTTTATTACATTATCGGTTTGGTATGAATTTCCCACATAGAGCAACCAATGGATCAGTTTAGCTGGATTTAGATTCAGTCAGGTCAATATACTGTGCCTCTTCTTCAATAGGTTTCTCAGTTTTGCTTGGACCACTGTAGTAAACTCTAGCATCTGAGAAAATAAACTAAATTGGACTGGAACAGGTAAGAACTGTTGGATGTGTCCAACCTGAATGGCATGGGTGCATTCCAGTAGGAGTAACTGATGTAACTATGGCCGTTGTATTGTTTATTTAGCTTTTGCTGACTACTACTTATTTGTTTTCAGAAACTGGTGGAAGCATCACACTGAGGTGTTTGGAGTTTTAAATCTTCCCAAAACTTCTTGGTAATAATGAGTCTGCTTGGATATAAAATGTCTCGacatttcattttgtttgtctACAAATGATTTATGATCAGTCCATGGAGAATGATGATACATTGATTAAAGTTGAGTTATTAGCTGTATTGGGAGTGTGTCTCCTTCTTCATTTGGTGAACGCTTTTTGTAGTTATTCCTATGATTCTGATGCATTGAccttttgtttttcaataaTGTAATGACATCTTTCCAATTTCAAAATCTTTTGAAGGATTTCAAAAGGCAGTATAGAATGACTCAGTATAGCTCTGCTAAACtgaaattgtttttatttttcagccTGAAATTAAATCAGATTAAAAGGTTATGAACTTATGACAAGTGATCAGCTAGCCTCTTCTGGTAGCATTTCTTTCCACTTTCCACTTTGTTTCGAGGGGTCACAAGTTAGATTCCTCCCATAATAGCATATGATAAAGAAACACAGAGATTAAGAAAAGGAGGAAATGGGCAAATTAAAGATTGAAGGGAAAGAAAGTTGATCGCTTTTTATTAGTATCTACTGGAATGGCTGTGGCTGCGGTGGTGGTGGTTAAATGCAGTAGGCCATCTTTGAGTAGTGGAGGGGTTGTTCACTTTTCCTATGTTGTTCCGATATTGTGTATGTTGCTGGGCACGAAGGCACTATATCTATTTTCCTTGAATGCGATCAAGAGTTCTTTAGATTTAACAAAATCCACTTAAACACACAAGCTCAACTTCTTGTTATTCTCAGGGAATTCTTGACCAAGAAGTGCTAGTTATTATCAATTATGTCAAGGCGAAGAGAGTTTTGTTACGGATCAGCTTTTGATTAATTTGGTCTGAACATGCTAGAGGAACATTACTAATGATACTAATTGGCAAAGAAGATGCTAAAGCTAATCACTTATCACAGAAGTCACTTGTGATTACTAAAGGAACATTACTAAATGACAGTCACTTATCAGTTATCACAATCTAAACATGCTAAACCTAAAATTTAGACTCATCTATTTCCTCCTTATACTCTTTTATCTTCCACATTGGAACCTGATTCACCAAAGAAACCGTCCTCAGGTACATCTCTCTCGTGTTCTTCTGCATCTGCAACTTCCAAATCTCCTGGAAAGTCCTGTGTATCAACATCAATGCTATCTTCTAGGTTGCTGATATCCTTGTTGTTTAGATTCTGTTGGATGCTAATGGCTTCATGGTCTTCTGATTTTTCAAATTCTTGTTTCTGTTTTATATCATTACTTGCTATGCCATTGACGCTACCATTACCCTCGGTGGAATCAACATGTGTAAGCTTGTTTTTCAGATCTTCTGCATCACTTGAATCCGCTGACTCCCTTGCTTGCATCGTGCGATCATTACTTGATAGTCTCCTGTTCGAAGACACTTCCTCTGCTCTGCCCTTATACCGATCATCTTCAAAGAATCTCCTACCTCCCATGCTTGCCACCCCATTATTTCTAGAATTTcccttcttctccatcctccAATTCTTGGCAACTGATCTCCATTTCTTTCCTTTGATACCACTATTGTAGCCTTGCTTCCCTCCCACTCTAGACCTTCCCTTATTTTCAGATCCCTCGTCTTGCATTTCCAACTTCATCCCCCGCTCTGTTTTCACATGAAATTTCTGACCATCACCTAGTTCagaattttcaatttcttcaagaTTCCCATTTGGTCTTCCCTTAATCTCTTGACCATCAATTGCTTTATGATCAACATCTTTGAAATCCCGACTCTTCTTTGCTTGGCCCTCATCAGTGGTATTTCCACCTCCATTGCCACCTTTCAAATTCACCTCTTGGGAATTACCCATCTTCTCTGACTTTTTCGCCATCATTTCCATCCTATATGTTTCCCCCTCTGCTTTTCCAACTTGACCTTCTACTTCTTTCGTAGTCTCACCCTGTTTGAAATTCATGGATTTACTGCCATTTCCATCTTCACTTGACACTTGATCAGCCTCGTCTCTCCTTCTGGACATGGTTAGATTTCTGGTTGGGTTTGATGGGTCGTCAGTACTTACCGACCACACCTTATACTCAAGGCGGTGTTTCAAATCCTCGATTTCGGCTTCCTTTTGCTTCAAGCTTTCCACCAACTTCATCACCCGAGGATTATCACTCTGATCACCATTTCCTCTCAACGGCATTTTGGTTTCGTTTTGCTTCTCCTCAAATGCAGCCTCCATTGTTCTCAGCTCCTCTTTAAGCGAACCAATAGTAGACTTCATCTCCACCACTGTCCTCTCAAGCCTCATCTTTTGTGTTCGAATGGAATACATCTTCGCTTTCAGATCTTCATGCTTCATTTTCACTTCCCGACTGTAGTCTCTCTCCTTCTGTTAGAGATATAAACCAACATCTAAGTTCATCATTAACTAGACAGAAGCTAGATTCATCACAGTTGGCAGCAGAGCTGTGAATTGAAGCAGTACTAGTACCTGTAAGGCGAGGTGAAGCGAAACGAGCTCAGTGTCTTTCTCTTTGATCACAAGGTTGAAGATGCGCCTTTCTCTGAGCTTATGGAGCACCATGACTCCAACCAATGCAGCCCCAAATACCAACACCAGCATCAACCCATAAGGCCTCCCTCTGTTGCTATTAGAATTACTACTATTCCCACCCTTGTTGTGATTGAAAGGTCCTCCCATGGCCACCTCTCTCAAAGACTGATGAGGAGCTCAGAGTGATGAGGTCTAGAAGAATAATTTTAATGGGGTTTTTATATAAGGCATGTTTGGTTGCTCGTCATGTAAATAGAGCTCTGCAACTACTCAGAGCACACGAGAGAAGAGCGGAGTTTACAAGGAAGCATGGGAACCGTGCACTGGCACTGATTCTGGAGATTAGTGTATAATGCATTTTgaccatttttatttattgcttGAGCTCTCCCATGCATGTTCTTCTCCTCTCTTCaaaactaaaataatgtacCTTACTTTGGATAAatgttcgaaaaatcgctaggcgctagtcgggcggtggccaGGGGACTAGCGCTTAGGCGGACGCCcaggcggcgcctaggcggtttttattttcttaatttttatatcatataattatatataaaatatatataaagacttaaaaagagtttaaaaaaccACTTAGAAGAGTTTATATTTACTagaatttctatttctttttctttttaaaaaaacaaAGTTCAATTCGTCTATCTTCTCTTTCATTCTATCTACCTTCCTAAAATCCCAGATCGATAACTCATCCTCCTCATCATCCTAAGCATTGATCATTGAGATCTTTTGATCAATTAAACATGAGGTCACTAAGTGTTTCagaattcaaagtttcaatgaGATCCCAAATGTAGATGTAAAGATGAATTCCATTTGCTTCGAAAATCATTAAGATCTCAGATCTAAATCATTTGATGAATTTCAACGCCTAAAACCGCCTAGCCGCCCAGCCCGCCCAACCCGCCCAGGCGCCCGCCTAAATCCTGTCCGCCCAATGCCTCCGATTACCCATTA is a window from the Rosa chinensis cultivar Old Blush chromosome 2, RchiOBHm-V2, whole genome shotgun sequence genome containing:
- the LOC112186917 gene encoding QWRF motif-containing protein 3 — translated: MDHPHKPRKPKSREVSSRFLSSPAPETSTLPSPSHPLSPARRKLGSPISDARKPKTHLDDSSSIRGGGLWPSSTTKNFDSLAVHLGIERLKDSTDRKNSTSVTSRREASVFNEKDNAKENHRPVLGGSARYTGKFKFSGKSSPSPSSSSTSVSSNKLSAVVVPGRFSVDGSGLYQNSTRRSFDSFADTLESGSECSDAGSGRNINIGSPSFGAQSSTASSRKSGVEVSSKYMSDIQTRHHRRWTSDSNLRNPISAESSPKMNKFNLKNVIKRANSLTGSKFGTTQWALSPGRSVAQPGSAESLGKSTSFSSLKPPTSPSKSKGVEKLLNMGFDLFKSKKSSSSTRSLVRSNSGYGVTDTGHQLRMLQNRLMQWRYANARVEIVNGNVADQAQVNFLSACNSLMKLRQSVLHKKLKLQKERLEMKLNFTLHSQFEPLEAWGDMERQHMGAVSMLKESLHSVVCRVPLTEGAKVDTQSAAINLRNASDYSASIKLILATFAPSAEQTSVLLSELAEVVAQEKLLSDECLELCRTISELEMEERGLKCSIIQLESWKQEQIQLQQQESRQQDIMP
- the LOC112185068 gene encoding syntaxin-124, producing MNDLFSNNSFRRYKDLEQQVYIDDVRSEAWDETVNLDGFFRKVENVKDDMGAVEKLYKQLEEANEESKQVHDAKSMKGLRARMDSDVEKVLKLAKVIKEKLETLELSNADQRKLPGCGPGSSSDRTRTSVINGLAKKLQAMMDDFQGLRAKIASEYKETVGRRYFTITGEKVNNEMIENLIASGEGETLVQRAIQEQGRGQILDTIQEIQERRDAVKEIEQSLIELHQVFLDMAALVDAQGQQLNDIESQVARASSFVRGGTVQLEQAKEYQKSSRKCICIGIVLAICLVIILLFPILIHFKS
- the LOC112186919 gene encoding uncharacterized protein LOC112186919 encodes the protein MATLAAAAARQAANSLRLSSSRTAGQASTLIQRRGLAGAADHHGPPKVNCWSDPMSPSKWKEEHFVIVSLSGWGLLIFSGYKFFTGGKGKKEEKLVEASH
- the LOC121051215 gene encoding uncharacterized protein LOC121051215, translated to MEKKGNSRNNGVASMGGRRFFEDDRYKGRAEEVSSNRRLSSNDRTMQARESADSSDAEDLKNKLTHVDSTEGNGSVNGIASNDIKQKQEFEKSEDHEAISIQQNLNNKDISNLEDSIDVDTQDFPGDLEVADAEEHERDVPEDGFFGESGSNVEDKRV
- the LOC112185069 gene encoding uncharacterized protein LOC112185069 translates to MGGPFNHNKGGNSSNSNSNRGRPYGLMLVLVFGAALVGVMVLHKLRERRIFNLVIKEKDTELVSLHLALQKERDYSREVKMKHEDLKAKMYSIRTQKMRLERTVVEMKSTIGSLKEELRTMEAAFEEKQNETKMPLRGNGDQSDNPRVMKLVESLKQKEAEIEDLKHRLEYKVWSVSTDDPSNPTRNLTMSRRRDEADQVSSEDGNGSKSMNFKQGETTKEVEGQVGKAEGETYRMEMMAKKSEKMGNSQEVNLKGGNGGGNTTDEGQAKKSRDFKDVDHKSGG